Within Topomyia yanbarensis strain Yona2022 chromosome 2, ASM3024719v1, whole genome shotgun sequence, the genomic segment aacgacctgttcagagtATCATCTAAACAATATGAGGAATCATTGCACTAtttgggttaaagttcgtgtaaaatattttttattagggttAGCATTTCTTCATGGATTCGAAGTGTTTATGGAAAAGGAATTTAGTTCGGATTTTTATCTGTGTGATATAACCGATTAATCCCAAAAGGTATGAACTTGCCGATATCGTGTAGTGGGTATAAATAAGCATCGACGAGTTTGTCAAACGTCAAAatacaatcaaaacaaaaatcgtaATTCCCTATTGACGTGTAACTTTTGCTTATCGCTGCATCTTGATTTGAAACCAACGACGAAAACTTCCCTAGTTTTTTCAGACTGTCAACCAACTAGATAGTAATCAATTATTGTAACAAGAAGCTAACTATTGCAGTTGATGAACTTTCTAAAAAGTGGTCTTCAAACGGTGCTAGGCTCGCAGGAGCCTGGCGCCATCAGTGGAGCCGAAACGGTAAAATTGTTTGTCTTATTTTGATCCCAAAATGAATTTgagattttatgaaaaatgcttAGGTGGAACGTCTGGTGGAGAGAGTGAATTCTTCGACCCTGCTCGAGGATCGCCGAAATGCGTGCAGGGCGCTGAAAGCAATGTCCAGAAAGTATCGTGTCGAAGTAGGAGCGCAGGGAATGCCTGCGCTCCTACAGGTCTTGGAAATGGATCGCGCAGATCCGGAAATCATTGGATATTGTTTGGATACTTTGTGCAATGTCACTTTCCCGGAACAGTTTGAGGAGGAAGCCGAAAATCCAAACATTACCGTCAACATCGGGGAGCAGTTTACGGAAATGTTCatcaaaaatagcgaaaacgtTAGCTTGGTTCTCAATTGTCTAGAAGAGTACGACTTTCGAGTACGATGGTCAGCGATCAAGTTGCTGACTAGTCTGTTGGCTAACAAACCTAAAGAAATTCAGGAGAATGTTCTAGTCAGCCCGATGGGAGTGTCGAAATTGATGGATCTTCTTATTGATAGCCGGGAGGTTATCAGAAACGACGCTCTTTTATTACTGATTCAGCTAACGAAAGGGAACGCAaacattcaaaaaattgtaGCCTTTGAGAATGCTTTCGATCGGTTGTTTGACGTTATTAAAGAAGAGGGTTGTGCTGATGGAGGAATCGTTGTTGAAGATTGCTTAATTCTGATGTtgaatttgttgaaaaataaccCTAGTAATCAACAGTTCTTTAAAGAAGGATCGTATATACAACGTTTAGCACCAATGTTTGTGATACCACCCGAACAGGAAGAGGTCGGAATGACTCCGCAAAAAGTATCGAACTTGCTGTGTATGCTCCAAATAGTAAGGTCCCTGGTTAGTCCTTTGAACCCTCAGCAAGTAATCTCGTCATGTCAAAAAGCAATGCGCAGCTCTGGACTTTTAGAAGGGCTCTGCAATATCCTTATGGGTAGTGGCGTCTCACCAGATATTCTTACCGAAACTATCAACACTGTGGCAGAGGTTATTCGTGGAGATACAAGtaatcaagattattttaattctGTGCTTGCTCCTAGCAACCCACCCCGACCGGCCTTAATTGTTCTGCTAATGTCGATGGTTAACGACAAACAACCACTGTCGTTAAGATGCGCTGTTCTTTACTGCTTTCAGAGCTTTCTGTACAGAAACGAGCCTGGTCAAAATGCCCTGGTCCAAACACTGTTACCCTCAACAGCGGAAGTATCATCGCTAACTTCTGGGCAACTTCTGCTCGGAGGGCTGTTTAGCACAGATCAACTTTCAAACTGGTTTTCGGCAGTTTCGTTAGCACACGCGCTTCTCGAAAATCCAACCCAGAAAGAGCAACTGCTGCGCGTTTTGGTAGCCTTGGTCGGTAGCACTCCGGTATCGCTTCTACAGCAATGTACTCTGCTTCTCCACCAGGCCAACTGTAAATTCCAAAGCAAAGTAGCACTTCTGATGCTGTTAGCCGTTTGGCTCAGCCACTGTCAGCTGGCGGTGAAAGCATTCGTAACCATACCGGGTAGTGTAGCGTATCTGATTGCGCAAATATCGGCAAACGAGCACGATGACAACGAGTACTTGATTCAGGGTCTGTGCGCATTTTTGATGGGAATCTGTATCCAGTTCAACGATAGCACCGTTCAGGGTAGCGAACGGGAAGATTTGTGCCAGTTGCTGATCAAACGGATTGGTCTGGAGACGTACAGTGCCAAGCTGGGCGAGGTATCGAAGCATGAGAATTACAGTCGGTCGGCGAAGCATCCGCAGATCAGAATACGATCGAGTTCGGATTTACTTCTGGATTACGAGTTCTGCAAGCTGTTCAAAGCATTGGAGGGTGAGTATCATTATGTTGTacatccaattaccatttgaattagcagtgttacgaaaaaaaagtcaaaattgttgccggtctaatagtTAAATAGATAAAACAATTTCACAAAATATCCTGATTCGGCAGCGATTTGCGGTTCCATAGAAAGAGTAAAATTTCTCACATTTAGTGAACAATATACCATGTCCCCTTCTGAATTTAAAAACTATCAATCTGTTTCCTGATATTTCAGCTATCATAACGAAAACTGTGAACGGGTTCGGAAGTGGAGCAGAAAACATCACGGAGCTTACCTTAAGCCAGGAAGCGTCCGGACTCGTAGGACAGTACAAGGATATTATTCGTGATCAGGACAACCGATTACAAAAACTACAGGAGCAATTACGGAATGCAGAAGCTGAATCGGCACAGTTGAAGGTAATCGTTTTTCCACTGATCTAAACTCAGTagatcattaaaaaaaattcccccgTTACAGACCCGACTCGAGCAAGCGCAAAATACAAACTCCCAACTTTCCGACCAGAACATTCTACTAAAAGCACAACTACAAGCGGCGTCCGATGTTCAGAAGAGTCAACAACAGTCTCCATTCCATTTGCTTCCCACGCATGGGGAGAACGTAAACCACCAGGTGGAAGCTCTCGAGCGTCAGCTGGCGACACTTACTATGCAGCAGCAGGACCACCTCTCAAGGGCTAACTATTTCGAAACGGAAAACCGGCGTTTGCTGGCAGAGTTGGAGGCACTCAAACTACGGACATATGAGGCGGAACAAGGGGCTCGCGAAAGTAAGAATGATCTGGAAAGCTTGCGAAAGGATCAAGAGGATTTGATGGAACTAATGACGGACCAGGAGAACAAGATGAGGATGTACCGGCAAAACTTGAAAAAACTGGGTGGTAAAGTGGATGATGATAGCGATGATGAGGAGCAGCAGAATGGTCTTCACGAAGATGGAAGTATTTCACACTATTAGCAAGCAATTCAAATGGTAATAACAGTATATGTAGTCCTACTGTTAAGGTAGCTATTTCGCAATGGCTTCACTGtttcaaaatttgtttatgCCAATACAATAATCTGTATCAAAGAAtttcacaaacattttttttatgttaAGACATAGCTGCCGTTTACCGTACTATAATGTATTCATGAAGATAGataatatatacaaaaaaagcaAAGTATTCCGAGGAATTGAATTATTAAGTTATTCACTCATAGGTTTTTCGTCAAATTCTATTTTGTAGTGAATTAGCTAATCTTTTagcatgttttattttttcttttgcttaccgCATTGGTTCCAGGTGACGTAGAaagttcaaaataaaaaagttattcagcTTAGAGCGCAAGAACTGGCATGATCACATTGAGCATCTGAAAACAATTACGTTATGATACATCACGCTACTCATAACACTGCCGTCTTACCTTAGTTTCAGTGTTGAAACTTGCTTTGGTTCGACTCTCGTCGATTGAGTAATCTACGAATACGTCCAACAGATAACCTTTCTTTCTTGCTTCTAGTAAGATTCGGTCCTCTCCGATATCTAGTGTGATCTCTTTGGATGATGTCTACGAAAATATCAAAGCTATCAACCGTGTTCttgagaaattaaaaaaaaacaatatcttACACATTCCGGCAAATAAAATTCGCCAATTAAAACTCGCGGTTTGCCAACGGCAGGTTCTTTGAATAGCCGGCAATCGGGTTTCTTAGATGCAGCCTGCGAAATAGCCACCTTGGTTGGATCCGGCACATACTCATCTTTGCCAGACTTTTTGTTCTTCTCGTCCTTGATGTTTTTAATTGTACTGGGATCAATTTCTTCGATCAGCTTTTTCGTCGGTTTCTTAGTGTGCCCTAACGATTCCTCGAAACTTCGCAGATCTGGGGCTGGCGGATTTTGATAGCTCTCGTAGACCGCTTTCACGTCTCGATTCTGAATGTTGTGCGCAATCAACTTGTCGacgaattttttgtttttcaacacTCGAAAGTCCATTTCATCCAGGGTGATGTTGTACTTGGAACTGAGCCCTTCGAACACGATTGTAATCAAAAAGTCTCTCATGAGGCATCCGGATTCGATCTTCTTGAAAAAGGTGCTGTTCACGGCAATGTCACACACCTGACACTGCTTGGCAGAGCTGTCCTTAATCAATCGCGGAACGGCAATGCTCATGGGAATTTTGAACGAACCAGGTGTGCCATCGTTGAGAAGTGCCAGCAGTTGGTCGTCGGTGATATCCTCCGGTGCGGGAATACCATTCGTGTGGCACACATTGATGAAGAACTTTTCTCGTGTGTCCTTTATGAATGTCTTGATGCAGAAACCTGTAACAAAAAAGAAGAGAACATACGTTGTAAGTCGATAACATTTCATCTGTTATCATTATGTGAATTGATATCGTTAAGTGCCCAGATGCAAAAGGACATAAAATGAAGTGTCATGCGTAAATAGATTGTACCGGAGTTCGCGTGGGATATTTACTGAAGCTCTTATCACTATGCAGGGAGTGAACGAATTTTTAATCAGTCTATTTATTTGACCCGGTACGTTGTCTTAGCTTGAAGGTGCTAATTTTTTCGATTTACAATTTGGAAtttcatagttttttttcagTCTGTGATGACGTCATTACAAATTCCCAACAGCTTCGTAGACACTGCTACAACCcctatacattagggtgggacaaaaaatagattccagctccgagcaactttttaggtaccatttgggtcctagatcaactgtgcaaattcttagctcgatcggtgaaactacatttttgcgcccactgtttaaagtttacatgggattttgcatgggaaagttaacttttacaaaataattcctccaggagtcgcccattacttcctaaaaataaatcgttatatggcttgtataggaaatttaacaaagaaaaaaagtctcgaaaaccacgaaacgatctgatgcttgagaaaaaaagttattaagcagaaaccgattgattctCTGACGATTGgtaatatattcattttttctagcaccactgctcttgattgtccaattatacgcaattttgttttaatgctttcttaacgtatctaaatcgtttatctatactatttgaccacttcgcaaggttttcagggataaattgaggcttcttttgtacataataagagaaggttaaaaatgttgtatataataaaaccgtcagaagcagtgatgctatgaaaagtgaaattttcatcaatcttcaggacatcaatcggtttttgcttaataactttttccacaagcatcagatcgttttgcagtcttctggattttgtttccttgacgaatttcctataaaaatcagacatctgtttatttttaggagataacgggcgactcttggaagaatcaatttgcaaaagacaattttcccatacgaaatcccatgtaaactttaaaccgtgggcgcaaaaatatagtttcaccgatcgagctaaaaactttcagagttgttctgggagctaaatgggacccaaaaagttactcggagccaaattttatttttttcatataaccatgtcccactctactatACATACTGGTGGAACTCATCGATACGCGATGTCGTGAATAGAATTAtggaaatattggaaatgtatGTTGAAATCTACCCGGATCTATGGCGGATGGTGATGAAAACActaatattttataaaaatttcattttaaacttctttttttaatgttttttccaTGCAAGATACAGCATACTAAAATAGTTATACCTGGATTTATTAGTGTTAGTACTGATTCAAATGTACATGAAGTGGGTTGTAATGACTTTTAATAcccttttttagtttttttcaaGGGTTGTCCTGCTGGAGCTAAAGAGCTAGTATCTCGGTAGGACCTCCCGCCAGAATCACTCCCTACAATTGCAGACAAGAcggaaaatgtcacccactaacacactgcttaagaccaattgctacggaccgtgattctgaatgggATATACATTGTTCGGTTCAGATATATGCGGGCCTAAGGATTTCGCGATCACGTGTCTCATCGCGaaagactcgagcgtttgtacgttaacgtgttcgatcttGTGTGCCGTTGTATGTCGCgcgtgctaacgtgtatgtacattcgtaaccgaacgttgtaccgagaaacaagtgcattttgttctctccggtgtggtttagttttttcggcagTACGAAGGTGCTTACTGTGGCAGAGGCTACAGTAAAGtactactaataaacagtcccgcaagtgataattattacctgtgAGGAATCATAGCACAAATTGTTATTTCAATTTGCTACCTCACGAAACAAAGGCGATTCGATTCGTACGATCGCCCTTTCAGTTTACACACGCGCGTTGTTTGTTGTAACATTAACTTGAGTtaggcgatatcggtgaaggtgtttatcccaccaagggctggagtataaacattataaacgttaaattgtGTGAAGTAGTGAAAAATTGGTGCGGTACTAAActgttttcttgcctgaaagacgactttgtttagacgagctatactagctctctactgtgtgaaggtcacgcgggtgacgtacaaaaaaaaacgaagtatcaattcacctaccagctcgtcaggaaccaactggtgaagtgcttcgtttttttacttttcttgtcgatttttttattatttttgattttttattttgattgctcccgcaacaaaatggaacaaacagaaggatcaccctccgaagacgaatattatggggaagaggaacgtgtatttgattcggagacagatgaTGTTATGGGCATCCACTTCCctcactttcccccaatgtctcacagcccctccgagtcaaggtttatcaggatggatccgctggtccttgggtggtattcTTTCGGCCCacaaataaaccgttaaacagcataactgttgcacgggagctgacaaaacgttactcggccgtaaccgagattaaaaaggttgtcagataaactgcgcgtagtcgctACTGAcgtgaaacaggccaatgatatcgttagcaatagcctctttacgctggagtatcgcgtctacatcccttctcgtgatgtggagatcgacggtgtggtaagtgatgcgggtctaactgtcgatgatctgatgaatgatgggattggccgctttaaggaccctaaccttcaatcagttaagattttgaagTGCAAGCaatgacattgt encodes:
- the LOC131678862 gene encoding PIH1 domain-containing protein 1 codes for the protein MSRSKATYLDADSSLMEKNLRFIKDEAEEEFNNMFGPIMEQAEDISSGRSKIVKPLPGFCIKTFIKDTREKFFINVCHTNGIPAPEDITDDQLLALLNDGTPGSFKIPMSIAVPRLIKDSSAKQCQVCDIAVNSTFFKKIESGCLMRDFLITIVFEGLSSKYNITLDEMDFRVLKNKKFVDKLIAHNIQNRDVKAVYESYQNPPAPDLRSFEESLGHTKKPTKKLIEEIDPSTIKNIKDEKNKKSGKDEYVPDPTKVAISQAASKKPDCRLFKEPAVGKPRVLIGEFYLPECTSSKEITLDIGEDRILLEARKKGYLLDVFVDYSIDESRTKASFNTETKMLNVIMPVLAL
- the LOC131678861 gene encoding general vesicular transport factor p115; translation: MNFLKSGLQTVLGSQEPGAISGAETVERLVERVNSSTLLEDRRNACRALKAMSRKYRVEVGAQGMPALLQVLEMDRADPEIIGYCLDTLCNVTFPEQFEEEAENPNITVNIGEQFTEMFIKNSENVSLVLNCLEEYDFRVRWSAIKLLTSLLANKPKEIQENVLVSPMGVSKLMDLLIDSREVIRNDALLLLIQLTKGNANIQKIVAFENAFDRLFDVIKEEGCADGGIVVEDCLILMLNLLKNNPSNQQFFKEGSYIQRLAPMFVIPPEQEEVGMTPQKVSNLLCMLQIVRSLVSPLNPQQVISSCQKAMRSSGLLEGLCNILMGSGVSPDILTETINTVAEVIRGDTSNQDYFNSVLAPSNPPRPALIVLLMSMVNDKQPLSLRCAVLYCFQSFLYRNEPGQNALVQTLLPSTAEVSSLTSGQLLLGGLFSTDQLSNWFSAVSLAHALLENPTQKEQLLRVLVALVGSTPVSLLQQCTLLLHQANCKFQSKVALLMLLAVWLSHCQLAVKAFVTIPGSVAYLIAQISANEHDDNEYLIQGLCAFLMGICIQFNDSTVQGSEREDLCQLLIKRIGLETYSAKLGEVSKHENYSRSAKHPQIRIRSSSDLLLDYEFCKLFKALEAIITKTVNGFGSGAENITELTLSQEASGLVGQYKDIIRDQDNRLQKLQEQLRNAEAESAQLKTRLEQAQNTNSQLSDQNILLKAQLQAASDVQKSQQQSPFHLLPTHGENVNHQVEALERQLATLTMQQQDHLSRANYFETENRRLLAELEALKLRTYEAEQGARESKNDLESLRKDQEDLMELMTDQENKMRMYRQNLKKLGGKVDDDSDDEEQQNGLHEDGSISHY